In Burkholderia sp. NRF60-BP8, a single window of DNA contains:
- a CDS encoding low molecular weight protein-tyrosine-phosphatase has translation MTRVAICFVCLGNICRSPTAEGVMRHQVDAAALADRIAIDSAGTGDWHVGEPPDSRAQAAARSRGYDLSALRARQVSAADFERFDLLLAMDEANLAELRRRCPPQHRDKVRLLMEFAPGATETEVADPYFGGAQGFERVLDQVERACAGLLETLRARTAR, from the coding sequence ATGACCCGCGTTGCGATCTGTTTCGTCTGTCTCGGCAACATCTGCCGTTCGCCCACCGCGGAGGGCGTGATGCGTCATCAGGTCGACGCGGCCGCGTTGGCCGACCGGATCGCGATCGATTCGGCCGGCACCGGCGACTGGCACGTGGGCGAGCCGCCCGATTCGCGGGCGCAGGCGGCCGCCCGGAGCCGCGGCTACGATCTGTCGGCGCTGCGCGCGCGACAGGTGAGCGCGGCGGATTTCGAGCGGTTCGACCTGCTGCTCGCGATGGACGAAGCGAATCTCGCCGAACTGCGCCGCCGTTGCCCGCCGCAGCATCGCGACAAGGTGCGCCTGCTGATGGAGTTCGCGCCGGGCGCGACCGAAACCGAAGTGGCGGATCCGTATTTCGGCGGCGCGCAGGGCTTCGAGCGGGTGCTCGATCAGGTCGAGCGCGCCTGCGCGGGCCTGCTGGAGACGCTCCGCGCACGTACGGCGCGCTGA
- a CDS encoding lactate utilization protein B gives MQVQSMHFKARAGQKLADQRLQQNLKKLSTKFVSARADAMTLIDFPATRAALKARRNRALENLDVWLEAFEREATRRGTTVLFAETTADAARLVADIARRHDVKKVIKTKSMVSEEMRLNAVLAEMGVQSIETDLGEYILQINDNEPPSHIIAPVVHKDKDEIADLFARTHQRERLTEIPDMTREAREVLRPHFMSADMGVTGGNFVIAETGSVAIVTNEGNEGMCTVMPRVHVAVTGIEKVLPTLEDLATAMRLLPRSATGQKTSNYFSLLTGPRGPGDEDGPEHNYVVLVDGGRTGLIGGEFQEMLRCIRCGACMNHCPVYQKVGGHAYGWVYPGPMGSVLTPSYVGLDRALDLPQAATLCGECDSVCPAGIPLSHLLRTLREKQVERHLRPWRERAALAAWGFVARRPMLYALTTKLAVRILERLGGDAGTLRRLPMMGGWMDTRDMPTPTGRTFRELYAASQSHLG, from the coding sequence ATGCAAGTCCAATCGATGCATTTCAAGGCGCGCGCCGGCCAGAAGCTGGCCGACCAGCGCCTGCAGCAGAACCTGAAGAAGCTGTCGACGAAGTTCGTGTCCGCGCGCGCCGATGCGATGACCCTGATCGACTTCCCGGCCACGCGCGCTGCCCTCAAGGCGCGCCGCAACCGTGCGCTGGAGAATCTCGACGTGTGGCTCGAGGCGTTCGAGCGCGAGGCGACGCGGCGCGGCACGACGGTGCTGTTCGCCGAAACGACCGCGGACGCCGCCCGGCTCGTGGCCGACATCGCACGCCGGCACGACGTGAAGAAGGTCATCAAGACCAAGTCGATGGTGTCCGAGGAAATGCGCCTGAACGCGGTGCTCGCCGAGATGGGCGTGCAGTCGATCGAGACGGACCTCGGCGAATACATCCTGCAGATCAACGACAACGAGCCGCCCAGCCACATCATTGCGCCCGTCGTGCACAAGGACAAGGACGAGATCGCCGATCTGTTCGCGCGTACGCACCAGCGCGAGCGGCTCACCGAGATTCCGGACATGACGCGCGAGGCACGCGAGGTGCTGCGCCCGCATTTCATGTCGGCCGACATGGGCGTGACCGGCGGCAACTTCGTGATCGCGGAAACGGGCTCGGTCGCGATCGTGACGAACGAAGGGAACGAAGGCATGTGCACGGTCATGCCGCGCGTGCACGTCGCGGTGACGGGCATCGAGAAGGTGTTGCCCACGCTCGAGGATCTCGCGACCGCGATGCGGCTGCTGCCGCGTTCCGCGACGGGGCAGAAGACGTCGAACTATTTCTCGCTGCTGACCGGGCCGCGCGGGCCGGGCGACGAGGACGGCCCCGAGCACAACTACGTGGTGCTCGTCGACGGCGGCCGCACCGGCCTGATCGGCGGCGAATTCCAGGAGATGCTGCGCTGCATCCGCTGCGGCGCGTGCATGAACCATTGCCCGGTGTACCAGAAGGTCGGCGGTCATGCGTACGGCTGGGTCTATCCGGGCCCGATGGGATCGGTGCTGACGCCGAGCTACGTCGGGCTCGACCGCGCGCTCGACCTGCCGCAGGCGGCGACGCTGTGCGGCGAATGCGACAGCGTATGCCCGGCCGGGATTCCGTTGTCGCACCTGTTGCGCACGCTGCGCGAGAAGCAGGTCGAGCGCCACCTGCGGCCGTGGCGCGAGCGGGCGGCGCTCGCCGCGTGGGGCTTCGTCGCACGGCGGCCGATGCTGTATGCGCTGACGACGAAGCTCGCGGTGCGCATTCTCGAGCGGCTGGGCGGCGATGCCGGCACGCTGCGGCGCTTGCCGATGATGGGCGGCTGGATGGATACGCGCGACATGCCGACGCCGACCGGGCGCACGTTCCGCGAACTGTACGCGGCGTCGCAAAGCCACCTCGGCTGA
- a CDS encoding (Fe-S)-binding protein, producing MRVGLFVTCLVDLMRPEIGFSALKLIRDAGYEVIVPPTQTCCGQPAYNSGDRALARDLAEKTLREFEQFDYVVAPSGSCGGMIRAHYGDLFRDDPELMGRYVRFQQKVHELTDFLANVAKVSLAPGEFTGPVTYHDACSGLRELGVKAQPRALLAQRGVTVTEMKDCEHCCGFGGTFAVKYGDISAAIADEKCANVRGSGAGAVVLGDLGCMLNIEGRLRRTGDRDTRVLHVAQVLAGDV from the coding sequence ATGCGAGTCGGTTTGTTCGTGACCTGCCTGGTCGACCTGATGCGCCCCGAAATCGGTTTTTCGGCGCTCAAGCTGATTCGCGACGCCGGCTACGAAGTGATCGTGCCGCCCACGCAAACGTGCTGCGGCCAGCCGGCCTACAACTCGGGCGACCGCGCGCTCGCGCGCGACCTCGCGGAAAAGACGCTGCGCGAGTTCGAGCAGTTCGATTACGTCGTCGCGCCGTCGGGCTCGTGCGGCGGGATGATCCGCGCGCACTACGGCGACCTGTTCCGCGACGATCCCGAACTGATGGGGCGCTACGTGCGGTTCCAGCAGAAAGTCCACGAACTGACCGATTTCCTCGCGAACGTCGCGAAGGTGTCGCTCGCGCCGGGTGAATTCACCGGGCCGGTCACCTATCACGACGCGTGCTCGGGCCTGCGCGAGCTCGGCGTGAAGGCGCAGCCGCGCGCGCTGCTCGCGCAGCGCGGCGTGACCGTCACCGAGATGAAGGACTGCGAGCATTGCTGCGGCTTCGGCGGCACGTTCGCGGTGAAATACGGCGACATCTCGGCGGCCATCGCGGACGAAAAATGCGCGAACGTGCGCGGGTCCGGCGCGGGCGCCGTCGTGCTCGGCGATCTCGGCTGCATGCTGAACATCGAAGGGCGGTTGCGTCGCACCGGCGACCGCGACACGCGCGTGCTGCACGTCGCGCAGGTGCTGGCGGGCGACGTCTGA
- a CDS encoding IclR family transcriptional regulator, which translates to MSQPTPDSKTSIQVIERMMRLLDALAAHSDPVSLKELAQRTELHPSTAHRILNDMVTCRLVDRSDPGTYRLGMRLLELGNLVKARLSVRDAALMPMRELHRLTGQTVNLSVRQGDEIVYIERAYSERSGMQVVRAIGGRAPLHLTSVGKLFLAADETSRVRAYATRTGLSGHTQNSITDIAKLERELTLVRQQSCARDNEELELGVRCIAAGIYDDSGKLVAGLSLSAPADRLQDAWLGQLSRTALTISESLGYRPAPAKDMDGLQRQA; encoded by the coding sequence ATGAGCCAACCCACCCCGGATTCCAAAACGTCGATCCAGGTGATCGAACGCATGATGCGGTTGCTGGACGCGCTCGCCGCGCACAGCGACCCTGTCAGCCTGAAGGAACTCGCCCAGCGCACCGAGCTGCATCCGTCGACCGCGCACCGCATCCTCAACGACATGGTGACGTGCCGCCTCGTCGACCGCTCCGATCCCGGCACCTACCGCCTCGGCATGCGGCTGCTCGAGCTGGGCAATCTCGTGAAGGCGCGCCTGTCGGTGCGCGACGCGGCGCTGATGCCGATGCGCGAGTTGCACCGCCTCACCGGGCAGACCGTGAACCTGTCGGTACGCCAGGGCGACGAGATCGTCTACATCGAGCGCGCGTACTCAGAGCGCTCGGGGATGCAGGTCGTCCGCGCGATCGGCGGCCGCGCGCCGCTGCACCTCACGTCGGTCGGCAAGCTGTTCCTCGCGGCCGACGAAACGTCGCGCGTGCGCGCCTATGCGACGCGCACGGGGCTGTCCGGCCATACCCAGAACAGCATCACCGATATCGCGAAGCTCGAGCGCGAACTGACCCTCGTCCGCCAGCAATCGTGCGCGCGCGACAACGAGGAGCTCGAACTCGGCGTGCGCTGTATCGCGGCCGGCATCTACGACGATTCGGGCAAGCTCGTCGCGGGTCTGTCGCTGTCGGCACCGGCCGACCGCCTGCAGGATGCGTGGCTCGGCCAGTTGAGCCGGACGGCGCTCACCATCTCGGAATCGCTCGGCTACCGGCCGGCGCCCGCGAAGGACATGGACGGGCTGCAACGGCAGGCGTAA
- the pbpG gene encoding D-alanyl-D-alanine endopeptidase: MKAESFSPRRLLQSMTLGTAVSVAVALLATTASVLPADAFAATAKTQAAKKKAVAPASSAKKKSAKASADKSAKVAEADAPRAKASRKRVTLAANSLHGGHRGAVRKVAFQPRRPTVGQAFGLHDTPDALALRSSVAYVVDQNSGEPLFDKNSHAVVPIASISKLMTAMVVLDSKSPMTDQLEVTDEDRDYEKGTGSRLSVGSVLSREDMLHIALMASENRAAAALSRYYPGGRPAFIAAMNAKAKSLGMTDTHFENSTGLSSSNVSSARDLVKMVNAAYQYPLIRQFSTDRTYEVYTGKRNLVYNSTNALIRGNGSWDIGLQKTGFINEAGECLVMQATIHGRPMVMVLLDSFGKYSRFADASRLRNWLDAGGGERLTAANTPSGGT; this comes from the coding sequence ATGAAAGCCGAATCGTTTTCACCGCGCAGATTGTTGCAGAGCATGACGCTCGGCACCGCTGTGTCGGTCGCAGTCGCGTTGTTGGCGACCACCGCGTCCGTCCTGCCTGCCGACGCCTTCGCCGCCACTGCGAAGACCCAAGCCGCCAAGAAAAAAGCCGTCGCTCCTGCTTCGTCAGCGAAGAAGAAGTCGGCCAAGGCGAGCGCCGACAAATCCGCGAAGGTCGCCGAGGCCGATGCGCCGCGCGCGAAAGCGTCGCGAAAGCGCGTGACGCTCGCGGCGAATAGCCTGCATGGCGGCCATCGCGGCGCGGTGCGCAAGGTCGCGTTCCAGCCGCGCCGGCCGACGGTCGGCCAGGCGTTCGGCCTGCACGACACGCCCGACGCGCTCGCGCTGCGCTCGAGCGTCGCGTACGTCGTCGACCAGAATTCCGGCGAGCCGCTGTTCGACAAGAATTCGCACGCGGTCGTGCCGATCGCATCGATCTCGAAGCTGATGACGGCCATGGTCGTGCTCGACTCGAAGTCGCCGATGACCGACCAGCTCGAAGTCACCGACGAAGACCGCGACTACGAGAAGGGCACGGGCTCGCGCCTGTCGGTCGGCTCGGTCCTGTCGCGCGAGGACATGCTGCACATCGCGCTGATGGCGTCGGAAAACCGCGCGGCCGCCGCGCTGTCGCGTTACTACCCGGGCGGCCGTCCGGCGTTCATCGCGGCGATGAACGCGAAGGCGAAGTCGCTCGGCATGACCGATACGCACTTCGAGAATTCGACCGGCCTGTCGAGCTCGAACGTGTCGAGCGCGCGCGACCTCGTGAAGATGGTCAATGCGGCGTACCAGTACCCGTTGATCCGCCAGTTCTCGACCGATCGCACTTACGAGGTGTACACGGGCAAGCGCAACCTGGTCTACAACAGCACCAACGCGCTGATCCGCGGCAACGGCTCGTGGGACATCGGCCTGCAGAAGACGGGCTTCATCAACGAAGCGGGCGAATGCCTCGTGATGCAGGCGACGATCCACGGCCGGCCGATGGTGATGGTATTGCTCGATTCGTTCGGCAAGTACTCGCGCTTCGCCGACGCGTCGCGCCTGCGCAACTGGCTCGATGCCGGCGGCGGCGAACGCCTGACGGCGGCCAACACGCCGAGCGGCGGTACCTGA